The stretch of DNA CGAAGGTCGGGCAGGCCGGATTGAACGCCGTCGTCGTGTTGAGCCGCGTATTAACAAAACCCGGAACGTCGCGGATGCCCCAATAGTCAGTGAACGCAAACCGCACGCCCTGCGGAATTTCCCAGTCCCACTTGGTGCCGATCCCGCTGTTGCGGATCCGCCACTGCGGCGTATGCTCCTTGTCCAGCGCGAAATTGATATTGTTGCCGTTGCAGCCCGGCGCGCCGCCGCACAGCCCGTTGGTGAAGAGACCATTGTTGAATGCAAACGCCCGCTTGGCGTCGCCGAACTCGACGGCCCACGGCTGTCCGCTCTGCCCGAGTCCCACCGGCACAAATTGATCAAAGTTCCAAACGATGTTGCCGGCCACATCCTGCAGCGCCGCACCGACGTCGCCAAAGCGATGCTGATACCACAGGGTTAACTGCGGGATGCGCGTGTCTTCGAACGGCTCGATAAAGAAATGCTGCCCAAAATCGACCGGGTTGACGATATCCTGCAGGCGAAAGAAGTCTGCCTTGCCCCACACCGTCTGCTGCTTGCCCAGCCGAATGAGATTCTGCCCGAACATATCCCAGTTGAAATCGAGGTAGGCCTCGCGCACCGGATAGTAATCCCGATTACTATCGTCGCGCTCGAACTCAAGATCGGCCTGTGAAACATTCGTGTTGGTGCAGCCCTGGCAGGGGATCAGGAAGTGCTCATTGGGCGCGACCGGATCGGGAAAGGCGAAGCTGCGCGCCCCGTAACCGCGGAACTGCTTGACCTTGTAGCCGAACGCTTTGAGCAACGCGACCCCGGCGCCAGTTACGATGGGTCGCTGAAAGGGCGAGGTGCCCGTGCCCGAAAAACCTGTCGGGCGATCGCCGAAACGATCATTGATTATCGAGTAGGCGCCCTCGTAGCCCCCTCGCACTTCCATGAAATAGTTAATCGAGAGGTTCTGGATCGGCCCGGCGCCGAGGTCCTTGATTAGCTGGCCCGACGGCTGCAAGTCGAGCCGGTTACGCAGCGACGCGACATGGTAGCCTTTGACGAAATTCTCGTTGCGCCAGATTTGCTGGGCCTCACCGTACCCGTGAAGCTCAAAATTGTCCTTGAGATTGGTAAAGAAATCGCCATCCGCGCGCGCCGGCGAATCCCATGCGCTTAAACCCAGGATGGCCACGATGAGCACCGCCAGGCGCCCGCTTAGCCTTTTCCCCCGAAGCATCTGCTCCTCCTCCTATGCGCTGTTTGAGCCGCGGCGCACGCTCCTCTTGCGTCCGCCGCTAACCTTAACCTATTTATGCACCATAGCTGTCCAACTGTTCCGTTTGTCTCTGCGATCGATCTTACTACCCGCTCTTCCTACAGGATCTTCCTACGCGGGCCCCTCAACTCATCTCCGCCACCGCCCCTCCCGGCAGCGTACGCTCGGCTTCCTCCGTCGGCGCGCTTCCCCGCTCGACGAACTTCGGACGCACGATCGCAAAAATCGACGGCACCAGGGTAATCGCGGCCAGCCAGTGAGTAACCATCAGCAGCGCCAGCAGCATGGCCATCTCCGCTGAGAAGCGCAAGTCCGACATCCACACCCACGGGATAATCCCGCCGACCAGCGTCGTCGCGGTAAACGTCACCGCCATTCCGGTAGTCGAAATTGCCCGTTTGATCGCCGCGTCGTGGTCGTGCAGTCGCTGATACTCGCGCTTGATCCGATCAACCACGTACAGGATGTAATCGACGCCGATACCCATACCGACCGCGGTCACCGGCAGGGTATTGATGTTCATTCCGATTCCCTTCAAACCAATATAGAGAAAGCTCACCACGCCCGCGGCGATCAGGGTGATCATCACCATCAGACCCGCCACCAGTGACATATAGCTGAAGGCCACCAGGCCGAATACCACAGCGACGATCAGGAAAGTGCTGACCTTGTCAGAATAGGCAATCTCGTCGTTGAGCGCCGCCGTAGTGCCGATCGTGCCGCCCGCCAAAACCAGTTGCACGTGGTTCATCGGATGCGTGGCGATGAAGTTCTTGACCCGCGCGATGGCTTCATAGATGGTCGAGCCCTTCGCATCCTTGTAGAACACGACGAACTGACCGTCGCGGGCCCCATAGTCCATATATTCCAGGATGACCCCCGGCACCGGCGCGTTCGCCTCGTACATGAACGTCATATTACCCACCGCGGCGGCGTCGCGCGGGATCATCGCCCACTTCGGATCGTCGTAGTGATACAGCCGGTTGACGCTCCGCACCAGCGTTGGCACGTCGCGCGTGCCGCCGGCTTCGTCCTGCTGCAGCATGTAGTGCCGCAGATCATCGAGCTGATTGAGCACCACCGGATCCTTGAGCGCGCCGTCATGGTCGCCGTGCAGATAGATCACCAGTTGATTCGAACCCGCAAAGTCCTTGTTGATCTCGCGCGCCGAAACGTTGAAGTTCGAATTCGGGAACAGTAGCGGCGAACCCGCTTCGGTCTCGCCGACCTGCACCGAGCCGGCCTCGTAGGCACCCGCGAAAACGATCGCCGCCGAGAAAGCGAAAACCGCCCAGCGGCCGTTGCGGCTGATGCAGAAATTGCCCACCCGATCGAGCAGCTCGTGCATCCACGCCGGCACGTAATGGCGCGTCACTTTCGGCGTCGGCAGCACGTCGAGCAGCAACGGAATCAGCAACAGGATCGTGAAGAGATTCGAGAAACCCCAAAAACTCGCAAAAAACGCCAGCTTGCGGATGAGCGGAATCGTCGCCACTGAAAGCACGAAGATTCCCGCCGCGTCTGCCAGCACCCCGATACCGCCCGGCAGCAACAGCTCCTTCATCGAGTTCAGGACCGCGACGTGCCGATCACCCGTCGCCTCCATCTCCTCGAAGTACCGCTCAACCATCTGCACCCCGTGGCTCGCCGCACGCGCTGACACCAGCAGCGGGATAACCAGCACCAGCGGGTCGAGGTTGTAGCCGAGAATACCCAGGAACCCCAGTCCCCAAATCGCCTGAACGCAAGCCCCCAATACCGGCAGCGCCACCCCATATAGCCGGCGGAAGTAGAACACCAAGGTCACAAAGATGAACAGGAAAGTGACGGCGAAAATCTTCGCCAGCTCCCCCGTGTAGAACCATACCCAGCCCTTCAGCATCGGCTCGCCCGCGACATAGAGCGTGGTATTGGCGTCGTCGACGTGCGCCTTGATCTTCATGATCTGGCGATGGATGTTCGCGTAGTCGAGCCGTTCCTCGTTGAAGCCCGCCAGGATCAGCGCCGCCTTGCCGTCGGTCGAAACATATTTGCCGTACACGATGTCATTGTTGAACATCGACTGCTTGAGCTTTTTCATCGACGCCGCGTCGGTCGGAATCTCATCCGGCAGCACCGGCACCGATTTGATCAACCCGCCCGAGGTCGCCTCCAGCCGCCGAATCTTGACGTGCGACAGCGACGCCACCTGGTAGTGGTTAACGCCGTCGATCTCGTCGACCTTCTCGGTAACGTACCGGATCTTGTTGAGGGTATCCGGATTGAAGATGTCGCCGTTCTTGACCTCGAGGCTCAAACTGACGATATTCGCGCCGCCAAATGTCGTCCGATAGTGATTATAGGCCTTGATATACGGATGGGCCTGCGGCAACAAATCCGCGAACTGGCTGTACATCTGAACTTTCGTCGCATGGTAGCCGAAAAAAAGCGTCAGCAGCCCCAATATCGCCAGCGCAACCCATCGATGCCGCAGCGTGTAGCGCGCGATCCCGTGTGTGATCTTTTCCGACAGAGGGAGGTTTTCTTCGTGAAGTGCTTCGGCCATTGATCCACCGCCAAAGGTGCGCACGCACCTGCTGTCTAATTTGCCTTAGCTGTGCTTGGTCCCGGGTGTCGCCCCTGCGATCACAGCCTGATCGATCGGCGCCCAGCTTGCGCCGC from Candidatus Binataceae bacterium encodes:
- a CDS encoding DUF1302 family protein, translated to MLRGKRLSGRLAVLIVAILGLSAWDSPARADGDFFTNLKDNFELHGYGEAQQIWRNENFVKGYHVASLRNRLDLQPSGQLIKDLGAGPIQNLSINYFMEVRGGYEGAYSIINDRFGDRPTGFSGTGTSPFQRPIVTGAGVALLKAFGYKVKQFRGYGARSFAFPDPVAPNEHFLIPCQGCTNTNVSQADLEFERDDSNRDYYPVREAYLDFNWDMFGQNLIRLGKQQTVWGKADFFRLQDIVNPVDFGQHFFIEPFEDTRIPQLTLWYQHRFGDVGAALQDVAGNIVWNFDQFVPVGLGQSGQPWAVEFGDAKRAFAFNNGLFTNGLCGGAPGCNGNNINFALDKEHTPQWRIRNSGIGTKWDWEIPQGVRFAFTDYWGIRDVPGFVNTRLNTTTAFNPACPTFATITGGAVPGKNVFTPGGVPVTVVRPNQIHLKPGVRPDTFIDNCTFGGEIQIYYKKVNTMGLSADYFEPKTGLVFRAESSWTHNASLTDTNSLTLQSKDDILAYVLGVDLPHFIKFLNPDRTFFSSFQLFETYYPGGHDTQGGRRGLITGNNDFTLTAFTQTHYYRDQIIPLLFVAYGTQGTDATIGGDTEWLINDHWSARLGIDAFLGKSNVHDLATFATFCKITPSCAQGKPFQPFSETAFGAGHEQAGGAERNVMDEFWTRVRYRF
- a CDS encoding MMPL family transporter; protein product: MAEALHEENLPLSEKITHGIARYTLRHRWVALAILGLLTLFFGYHATKVQMYSQFADLLPQAHPYIKAYNHYRTTFGGANIVSLSLEVKNGDIFNPDTLNKIRYVTEKVDEIDGVNHYQVASLSHVKIRRLEATSGGLIKSVPVLPDEIPTDAASMKKLKQSMFNNDIVYGKYVSTDGKAALILAGFNEERLDYANIHRQIMKIKAHVDDANTTLYVAGEPMLKGWVWFYTGELAKIFAVTFLFIFVTLVFYFRRLYGVALPVLGACVQAIWGLGFLGILGYNLDPLVLVIPLLVSARAASHGVQMVERYFEEMEATGDRHVAVLNSMKELLLPGGIGVLADAAGIFVLSVATIPLIRKLAFFASFWGFSNLFTILLLIPLLLDVLPTPKVTRHYVPAWMHELLDRVGNFCISRNGRWAVFAFSAAIVFAGAYEAGSVQVGETEAGSPLLFPNSNFNVSAREINKDFAGSNQLVIYLHGDHDGALKDPVVLNQLDDLRHYMLQQDEAGGTRDVPTLVRSVNRLYHYDDPKWAMIPRDAAAVGNMTFMYEANAPVPGVILEYMDYGARDGQFVVFYKDAKGSTIYEAIARVKNFIATHPMNHVQLVLAGGTIGTTAALNDEIAYSDKVSTFLIVAVVFGLVAFSYMSLVAGLMVMITLIAAGVVSFLYIGLKGIGMNINTLPVTAVGMGIGVDYILYVVDRIKREYQRLHDHDAAIKRAISTTGMAVTFTATTLVGGIIPWVWMSDLRFSAEMAMLLALLMVTHWLAAITLVPSIFAIVRPKFVERGSAPTEEAERTLPGGAVAEMS